One genomic region from Spirulina subsalsa PCC 9445 encodes:
- the brxL gene encoding BREX system Lon protease-like protein BrxL, with product MNNISPERPYNNQKIRDIFGELSIDKRRLPSSGLTSIGVPSFVAEWLLDKIVPGEGELTPQEHEKVNRFVQKAFPRKDDREEIKFDLKTGQTKTIIALMQVRVKFGKGGEEITEPFARIPTLGFDSCMISTDLINENRMLLRQGIWGKITLSIPSNNKIEVFDFDPFQCSLLDRNAYANFRAQFSNVEEWKDLLFCSMGYNPEHPSYTPEAKTWMLARLIPLVERNYHVMELAPKGTGKSFVFENINSKVAVLSGGKVTRAQLFINGRTKEIGALGRHDVLVLDEVQSLTIDNPDEFIGPLKTYLANGSYNVSSFSDQPITSDCSLVMLANIELTSQLQPRNPNHLVANLPRFFSETALLDRICGIIPGWKIPKFQQAMIASQVGLKMDFFGEALLALRSDPRFEAYAKQHTNFDSKTVNVRDEKSIIKSASGLLKLLYPHLELTPTEYQEHCLKPAVELRQYIRNSLYHLDDEFRRYGQKIICT from the coding sequence ATGAACAATATTAGCCCTGAAAGACCTTACAACAATCAAAAAATTCGCGACATTTTTGGAGAACTGAGCATCGACAAAAGACGCTTACCTTCTAGTGGACTAACCTCCATTGGAGTGCCTAGCTTTGTGGCAGAATGGCTACTCGATAAAATTGTTCCGGGCGAAGGAGAACTAACCCCACAAGAACATGAGAAAGTAAATCGATTTGTCCAAAAAGCCTTCCCTCGCAAGGATGACCGGGAAGAAATTAAATTTGATCTGAAGACGGGTCAAACAAAAACCATAATTGCTTTGATGCAAGTTCGGGTTAAATTCGGCAAAGGAGGGGAAGAAATTACTGAACCTTTTGCCAGAATTCCTACATTAGGGTTTGACTCTTGCATGATTTCCACCGACTTAATCAACGAGAATAGAATGTTGCTTCGTCAAGGTATTTGGGGGAAAATCACCCTCAGTATACCGTCAAATAATAAGATTGAAGTCTTTGATTTTGACCCCTTTCAATGTTCCCTCTTAGACCGCAACGCTTACGCCAATTTTCGCGCTCAATTTTCCAACGTTGAAGAATGGAAAGACCTCCTGTTCTGTTCTATGGGATACAATCCTGAACATCCCAGTTATACCCCGGAAGCCAAAACTTGGATGTTAGCTCGATTAATTCCCTTAGTTGAGAGAAATTACCATGTGATGGAATTAGCACCCAAAGGCACAGGCAAAAGTTTTGTGTTTGAAAATATTAATAGCAAAGTCGCTGTTCTGAGTGGGGGAAAAGTAACCCGCGCTCAATTATTTATTAACGGGAGAACCAAGGAAATTGGTGCATTAGGTCGTCATGATGTATTAGTTCTAGATGAAGTACAAAGTCTAACCATCGATAACCCAGATGAGTTTATTGGCCCCCTCAAAACCTATTTAGCCAATGGGAGTTACAATGTATCATCCTTTAGCGACCAACCGATTACCAGTGATTGTTCTCTAGTAATGTTAGCCAATATTGAGTTAACCTCACAATTACAACCCCGTAATCCTAACCATTTAGTGGCTAATTTACCTCGATTCTTCTCAGAAACAGCTTTACTCGATCGCATTTGTGGGATTATTCCGGGGTGGAAGATTCCTAAATTTCAGCAAGCCATGATTGCCTCTCAAGTCGGACTAAAGATGGATTTTTTCGGAGAGGCTTTATTAGCCTTACGTTCGGATCCTCGTTTTGAAGCTTATGCTAAACAACATACAAACTTTGACTCAAAAACGGTTAATGTTCGGGATGAAAAGTCTATCATTAAATCAGCATCGGGGCTTCTAAAACTCCTATATCCCCATCTTGAGTTAACCCCAACAGAATATCAAGAACACTGCTTAAAACCTGCGGTAGAGTTAAGGCAATATATCCGCAATTCTCTGTACCATTTAGATGATGAATTTCGGCGTTATGGTCAAAAAATTATCTGTACTTAA